From a region of the Deinococcus metallilatus genome:
- a CDS encoding carbohydrate ABC transporter permease, translating to MEADTVRTNTAEVTRPARGITGRRRLSHALTHAALIVAVFLVGVPLLFALIKATQPGDQVVTPSLLPGGAFFSNLERVWTEAHLGRYMLNSLIVTVAVVVGKTVLSVLAALAFVYFRFPLRSLAFALVLFTLMLPTELLIVALFDLVSTRLGWANSYLAIIVPFLASATGTFLFRQHFLNIPSSLADAARIDGCGPLLFLRHVLLPLSVNTIGALAVIQFVYVWDQYLWPLVIMQSDERQVVQVGLRKLIDVGGQTDWGAVMAGAIVTLLPPLLVFTFLQEQFSKGFALGQDK from the coding sequence ATGGAGGCTGACACGGTGAGGACCAATACGGCGGAGGTGACCCGCCCGGCCCGGGGCATCACGGGGCGCAGGCGTCTCTCCCACGCGCTCACGCACGCGGCGCTGATCGTGGCGGTGTTCCTGGTCGGGGTGCCGCTGCTGTTCGCGCTGATCAAGGCGACGCAGCCCGGCGATCAGGTCGTCACGCCCAGCCTGCTGCCCGGCGGGGCGTTCTTCTCCAACCTGGAGCGGGTGTGGACCGAGGCGCACCTCGGGCGCTACATGCTCAACTCCCTGATCGTGACGGTCGCGGTGGTGGTGGGCAAGACCGTGCTGTCGGTGCTGGCGGCGCTGGCGTTCGTGTACTTCCGCTTTCCGCTGCGCTCGCTGGCCTTCGCGCTGGTGCTGTTCACCCTGATGCTGCCCACCGAACTGCTGATCGTGGCGCTCTTCGATCTGGTGTCCACGCGGCTGGGCTGGGCGAACTCGTACCTGGCGATCATCGTGCCGTTCCTGGCCTCCGCGACGGGGACCTTTCTCTTCCGCCAGCACTTCCTGAACATCCCCAGTTCGCTGGCCGACGCCGCGCGCATCGACGGCTGCGGGCCGCTGCTGTTCCTGCGTCACGTGCTGCTGCCGCTGAGCGTGAATACCATCGGCGCCCTGGCCGTCATCCAGTTCGTGTACGTGTGGGACCAGTACCTCTGGCCGCTGGTGATCATGCAGAGTGACGAGCGCCAGGTGGTGCAGGTCGGCCTGCGCAAGCTGATCGACGTGGGCGGGCAGACCGACTGGGGCGCCGTGATGGCGGGCGCCATCGTGACCCTGCTGCCGCCCCTCCTGGTGTTCACGTTCCTCCAGGAACAGTTCAGCAAGGGCTTCGCGCTCGGCCAGGACAAGTGA
- a CDS encoding Clp protease N-terminal domain-containing protein: MNLYDDAARLTFHYAREEANALGHAQVGPEHLLLGLMRAEGGGRDVLTALGADLDRMRQQVREFSPLGKSSSPQGNSVRLETPSITPLGRRVMEIASQEARALGVSVTSTPHILLGIVRAQHPVAQRVLASLQADPEVIMERARAAAPPSSAETRRQAQERAAQVQALRHLLEETLQRDGTPPAGMTEDELVALILGGGDESLVSLFEDVVYRWLTEDRLSGNRKHAVLLHLIHHAMQRRG, encoded by the coding sequence ATGAACCTCTACGACGACGCGGCCCGGCTGACCTTTCACTATGCGCGTGAGGAGGCAAACGCCCTGGGACACGCCCAGGTGGGGCCGGAACACCTGCTTCTCGGTCTGATGCGGGCCGAGGGTGGCGGACGCGACGTGCTGACGGCTCTGGGGGCCGATCTGGACCGGATGCGCCAGCAGGTCAGGGAGTTCAGCCCCCTGGGAAAGAGTTCATCCCCCCAGGGCAACAGTGTTCGTTTGGAGACGCCTTCCATCACCCCCCTCGGGCGCCGCGTCATGGAGATCGCCTCGCAGGAGGCACGGGCGCTCGGCGTCTCCGTCACGTCCACCCCACATATCCTGCTCGGCATCGTGCGTGCCCAGCATCCCGTCGCCCAGCGCGTCCTGGCCTCGCTTCAGGCCGATCCCGAGGTCATCATGGAGCGTGCGCGGGCCGCAGCTCCACCCTCTTCTGCAGAGACTCGACGCCAGGCCCAGGAGAGGGCGGCCCAGGTGCAGGCCCTCCGGCATCTGCTCGAAGAAACCCTTCAGAGAGACGGCACACCCCCGGCGGGAATGACGGAAGACGAACTGGTGGCCCTGATCCTCGGGGGCGGGGATGAGAGCCTGGTTTCTCTCTTCGAGGACGTGGTGTACCGCTGGCTGACGGAAGACCGGCTGTCCGGGAACCGGAAGCACGCCGTCCTGCTCCACCTCATCCATCACGCGATGCAGCGCCGGGGCTGA
- a CDS encoding BON domain-containing protein, translated as MTRYGDDRDDRWTDDGWMRDNDRWEMDRGPMSQDSYGDSFDRDYDRSGAGVYGADSGSGMGYEYGSSGRIYGPDYRERHMSGQSGMESHRGKGPRGYQRSDDRIREQVNDALEDEHGVDASDIEVQVQNGEVTLTGTVNDRNQKRMAEDCVERVRGVKDVHNRLRVQQGGTGMSTGDRAGSTTVITAGTGNTTSNQEP; from the coding sequence ATGACCCGCTACGGTGATGACCGCGACGACCGCTGGACGGACGACGGCTGGATGCGCGACAACGACCGCTGGGAAATGGACCGCGGCCCGATGAGCCAGGATTCCTACGGCGATTCCTTTGACCGTGATTACGACCGCAGCGGCGCTGGGGTTTACGGCGCCGACTCCGGCAGTGGTATGGGCTACGAGTACGGCTCTTCGGGCCGCATCTACGGCCCCGACTATCGGGAACGCCATATGTCCGGCCAGTCGGGCATGGAGAGCCACCGGGGCAAGGGGCCCAGGGGCTACCAGCGCAGCGACGACCGCATCCGGGAACAGGTGAACGACGCGCTGGAAGACGAGCACGGCGTGGACGCCAGCGACATCGAGGTGCAGGTGCAGAATGGGGAAGTGACCCTGACCGGCACGGTGAACGACCGCAACCAGAAGCGCATGGCCGAAGATTGCGTGGAGCGGGTGCGCGGCGTGAAGGATGTCCACAACCGGCTCCGCGTGCAGCAGGGCGGCACGGGCATGAGCACTGGCGACAGGGCCGGGAGCACCACCGTCATCACGGCGGGCACGGGCAACACCACCTCCAACCAGGAGCCCTGA
- a CDS encoding four-helix bundle copper-binding protein encodes MPQNTLQMLQTHPNPASVFDLNALARCIDACFECAQVCTSCADACLGEREHLMHLVHCIRLNLDCADVCGTTGRVLSRLTQPDQNVLRTQLQACVAACRACGDECERHAREMNMEHCRICAESCRGCEQACQNLLGSMAA; translated from the coding sequence ATGCCCCAGAACACCCTCCAGATGCTCCAAACGCACCCCAACCCCGCCAGCGTGTTCGACCTGAACGCCCTGGCCAGGTGCATCGACGCCTGCTTCGAGTGCGCGCAGGTGTGCACTTCCTGCGCCGACGCCTGTCTGGGCGAGCGGGAGCACCTGATGCACCTCGTTCACTGCATCCGCCTGAACCTCGACTGTGCGGACGTGTGCGGGACGACGGGCCGGGTGCTGTCGCGGCTGACGCAGCCCGATCAGAACGTGCTGCGGACCCAACTGCAAGCCTGCGTAGCCGCCTGCCGCGCCTGCGGGGACGAGTGCGAGCGGCACGCCCGCGAGATGAACATGGAACACTGCCGCATCTGTGCCGAGTCCTGCCGCGGCTGCGAGCAGGCCTGCCAGAACCTGTTGGGCAGCATGGCGGCCTGA
- a CDS encoding (2Fe-2S)-binding protein, giving the protein MTTAEKPQTGQELSVSLYVNGEAREVWIPSQATLLDVLRERLGLTGSKKGCNHGQCGACTVHVDGQAVLSCLTLTATLEGRSVTTIEGLADGEALHPVQQAFIEHDAFQCGYCTPGQIMSAIACLQTGHDRDEGDLKDFMSGNICRCAAYPQIVKAIQSVAAQGVAAPGASGEASDAAL; this is encoded by the coding sequence ATGACAACGGCCGAGAAACCGCAAACCGGACAGGAACTGAGTGTCTCGCTGTACGTGAACGGCGAGGCGCGCGAGGTGTGGATTCCGTCCCAGGCCACACTGCTCGACGTGCTGCGTGAGCGCCTGGGGCTGACCGGCAGCAAGAAGGGCTGCAACCACGGGCAGTGCGGGGCCTGCACCGTCCATGTGGACGGCCAGGCGGTGCTGTCGTGCCTGACCCTGACCGCCACGCTGGAGGGGCGTTCCGTGACGACCATCGAGGGGCTGGCGGACGGCGAGGCGCTGCACCCGGTCCAGCAGGCCTTTATCGAACACGACGCCTTTCAGTGCGGGTACTGCACGCCGGGACAGATCATGTCGGCCATCGCCTGCCTCCAGACCGGCCATGACCGGGACGAGGGCGACCTCAAGGACTTCATGAGCGGCAACATCTGCCGCTGCGCCGCCTATCCCCAGATCGTGAAGGCGATTCAGAGCGTGGCCGCCCAGGGCGTAGCCGCACCAGGAGCGAGCGGGGAGGCGAGCGATGCGGCCCTTTGA
- a CDS encoding FAD binding domain-containing protein: protein MRPFDYRRAGDEAQALALGGRFLAGGTTLIDLMRLDVERPERVTDITRLPLRGVEDAGGGLRIGALASNTAVAEHPLVRQRYPLLSEAIRAGASQQIRNMASMSGNVMQRTRCPYFRNLDFPSCNKRDPGSGCGAIEGDSRKQAILGTSDCCIATHASDAAVPLVALDCTLTLHGPEGEREVALTDFLLKPENHPDLEHDLRPGELIVSLNLPALPWAVNSTYIKVRERESYSFALASAAVAVDLDGDTVRDVRIALGGVGTVPWRAREAEDALKGQPATRQAFEQAARLALQDARPLQQNAYKVGLAQSVIVRALERVTRNEEKA, encoded by the coding sequence ATGCGGCCCTTTGACTACCGGCGTGCGGGGGACGAGGCGCAGGCCCTGGCGCTGGGGGGCCGGTTCCTGGCGGGCGGCACCACCCTGATCGACCTGATGCGGCTGGACGTGGAACGCCCGGAGCGCGTGACCGACATCACCCGCCTGCCGCTGCGCGGGGTCGAGGACGCGGGGGGTGGGCTGCGGATCGGCGCCCTCGCCAGCAACACCGCCGTGGCCGAGCATCCGCTGGTGCGCCAGCGTTATCCGCTGCTGAGCGAGGCCATCCGCGCCGGAGCCTCCCAGCAGATTCGCAACATGGCCTCGATGTCCGGCAACGTGATGCAGCGCACCCGCTGCCCCTACTTCCGCAACCTGGACTTTCCGAGCTGCAACAAACGCGACCCTGGCAGTGGCTGCGGCGCCATCGAGGGTGACAGCCGCAAGCAGGCGATTCTGGGCACCTCGGACTGCTGCATCGCCACCCACGCCTCCGACGCGGCGGTGCCGCTGGTCGCGCTGGACTGCACCCTCACCCTGCACGGCCCGGAAGGCGAGCGCGAGGTGGCGCTGACGGACTTCCTGCTGAAGCCGGAAAACCATCCCGACCTCGAACACGACCTGCGGCCCGGCGAGCTGATCGTGAGCCTGAACCTGCCCGCCCTGCCGTGGGCCGTGAACAGCACGTACATCAAGGTCCGCGAGCGCGAGTCGTACTCCTTCGCGTTGGCCTCGGCGGCGGTGGCGGTCGATCTGGACGGGGATACCGTGCGTGATGTGCGGATCGCCCTGGGTGGCGTCGGCACGGTGCCCTGGCGCGCACGTGAGGCGGAGGACGCCCTGAAAGGCCAGCCCGCGACCCGGCAAGCCTTCGAGCAGGCCGCCCGGCTCGCCTTACAAGACGCCCGGCCCCTCCAGCAGAACGCCTACAAGGTGGGGCTGGCGCAGAGCGTGATCGTCCGCGCTCTGGAACGGGTCACCAGGAACGAGGAGAAAGCATGA
- a CDS encoding xanthine dehydrogenase family protein molybdopterin-binding subunit, giving the protein MTGTRPAPLQVPGGAIGRRMNRVDGPDKVTGHATYAAEYELPNVAHAVLVTSSIPCGRVRRIDTAAACAVAGVLAVLTHESEGVKLKPVEQPFPKSTSGTALLPLQTDRIEQRGQVVAVVVAETLEQAQHAALLVEVEYDEEPFIGTLQGSLESGREDLQKPVEDEAYQRGNAEQAYQAAEVQLDLTYTTPQENHNPMELHATLAFWESDTHLTVYEPSQWILAPQHTLAHHFGLEPQQVRVVSPYIGGGFGSKAATWSHLPIAALAAKLVKRPVKLSRTRAQEFAGVGYRPATVQHYKLGATRDGKITSISLHADTQAGMNGDFVESVSHVTEMLYAVPNMQVSQTLWRTHAGDGIMMRAPGEASGSFGLESLVDELAYVVGLDPLELRLRNYAETDPKSGHPYSSKHLRECYRQAAAKFGWEKRNPEPGRMRDGETLLGWGMATVTYPVYASPATARARILEDGRAEIEAGSQDIGTGTYTILTQIAADGFGVAPNCVKVLLGDTNYPKNAYSGGSRTAASVGDVVMAASLGARQELALLATGDEHSPLHGLNPHDLDARGGRLFLKADPSRGETFQDILARAGRNHIEVYREVLPIGGKREQLDAMMQAQNASVEADAAGYARHSFGAVFVEVRVDPDFMTPRVSRVVGVFDVGRVLNRKTAESQLSGGIIWGASMALFEQTEVDPTTGLVLNDDLAEYLVPINADIGTVEVTMLDVPDTHASALGARGVGELGIVGMAAAVANAVYHATGKRIRDLPITLDKLL; this is encoded by the coding sequence ATGACCGGCACCCGACCCGCCCCCCTGCAAGTCCCCGGCGGAGCCATCGGACGGCGGATGAACCGGGTGGACGGCCCCGACAAGGTGACGGGCCACGCCACCTACGCCGCCGAATACGAGCTGCCGAACGTCGCCCACGCCGTGCTGGTCACGTCCTCCATCCCTTGTGGCCGGGTGCGGCGCATCGATACGGCGGCAGCCTGCGCGGTGGCAGGCGTGCTGGCGGTCCTCACCCATGAGTCGGAAGGCGTCAAGCTCAAGCCGGTGGAGCAGCCCTTCCCCAAGAGCACGTCGGGCACGGCCCTGCTCCCCCTCCAGACCGACAGGATCGAGCAGCGCGGGCAGGTCGTCGCCGTCGTCGTGGCCGAGACGCTGGAGCAGGCGCAGCACGCGGCCCTGCTGGTCGAGGTCGAGTACGACGAGGAACCCTTCATCGGCACGCTGCAAGGCAGCCTGGAAAGCGGGCGCGAGGACCTCCAGAAGCCGGTGGAGGACGAGGCCTATCAGCGCGGGAACGCCGAGCAGGCGTATCAGGCCGCCGAGGTGCAGCTCGACCTCACGTACACCACCCCGCAGGAAAACCATAATCCGATGGAACTGCACGCCACCCTCGCCTTCTGGGAGAGCGACACGCATCTCACGGTGTACGAACCGAGCCAGTGGATTCTGGCGCCGCAGCACACGCTGGCGCATCACTTTGGGCTGGAGCCGCAACAGGTGCGGGTGGTGTCGCCCTACATCGGTGGGGGCTTCGGCAGCAAGGCGGCGACGTGGTCGCACCTGCCCATCGCGGCACTCGCCGCAAAACTGGTGAAGCGCCCGGTCAAGCTGTCGCGCACGCGGGCGCAGGAATTCGCGGGCGTGGGCTACCGCCCCGCCACCGTCCAGCACTACAAACTCGGCGCGACCAGAGACGGCAAGATCACCTCCATTTCCCTCCACGCCGACACGCAGGCGGGCATGAACGGCGACTTCGTCGAGTCGGTCAGTCACGTCACCGAGATGCTGTACGCCGTGCCGAACATGCAGGTGTCCCAGACGCTCTGGCGCACCCACGCGGGCGACGGCATCATGATGCGCGCACCCGGCGAGGCCAGCGGGTCCTTCGGGCTGGAGAGCCTGGTGGACGAGCTGGCCTACGTCGTCGGCCTCGATCCGCTGGAACTGCGCCTGCGCAACTACGCCGAGACGGACCCCAAAAGCGGTCATCCGTACAGCAGCAAGCACCTGCGCGAGTGTTACCGGCAGGCCGCCGCGAAGTTCGGCTGGGAGAAGCGCAACCCGGAACCGGGCCGTATGCGCGACGGCGAGACGCTGCTGGGCTGGGGCATGGCGACCGTCACCTATCCCGTCTACGCCAGCCCCGCCACCGCCCGCGCCCGCATCCTCGAGGACGGCCGCGCCGAGATCGAGGCGGGGTCGCAGGACATCGGCACGGGCACCTACACCATCCTGACCCAGATCGCCGCCGACGGCTTCGGGGTGGCGCCGAACTGCGTGAAGGTGCTGCTGGGTGACACCAACTACCCCAAGAATGCCTACTCCGGTGGCTCGCGCACGGCGGCCAGCGTGGGCGACGTGGTGATGGCCGCCTCCTTGGGGGCGCGGCAGGAACTCGCGCTGCTCGCCACCGGGGACGAGCATTCACCGCTGCACGGCCTGAATCCCCACGACCTCGACGCGCGGGGAGGCCGCCTCTTCCTGAAGGCCGACCCCTCGCGCGGGGAGACGTTCCAGGACATCCTGGCGCGGGCGGGCCGCAACCATATCGAGGTGTACCGCGAGGTGCTGCCCATCGGCGGGAAGCGTGAGCAACTGGACGCCATGATGCAGGCCCAGAACGCCTCGGTGGAGGCGGACGCGGCGGGGTATGCCCGCCACTCCTTCGGCGCGGTCTTCGTGGAGGTGCGGGTGGACCCCGACTTCATGACGCCGCGCGTGTCGCGGGTGGTGGGGGTCTTCGACGTGGGGCGGGTCCTGAACCGCAAGACTGCCGAGAGCCAGCTCAGCGGCGGGATCATCTGGGGCGCCAGCATGGCCCTGTTCGAGCAGACCGAGGTGGACCCTACCACCGGCCTGGTGCTGAACGACGACCTCGCGGAGTACCTGGTGCCCATCAACGCCGACATCGGCACAGTCGAGGTGACGATGCTGGACGTGCCCGACACCCACGCCAGCGCCCTCGGTGCGCGGGGCGTGGGCGAACTCGGCATCGTCGGTATGGCCGCCGCCGTCGCCAACGCGGTCTACCACGCGACCGGAAAGCGCATCCGCGACCTGCCGATCACCCTCGACAAGCTGCTGTGA
- a CDS encoding APC family permease, which yields MTVSSSSSVPARPKLGLWGVIMVIYFTVAGGAFGIEGLISGSAPGMAIALILITPFIWSIPTVLMVTELSTAMPVEGGYYVWVKRGLGRFWGFVQGWLAWLYGLVIAASFSALFTDYTSSFLRLTFGVTLLDDHPLARWVVAALLIAGFAWLNIRGAKAVGDSSKVFAVMVFAPFITMFVLALAHWAAHPTPFWQPFTPPHTGIFGAFGLGLFIVMYNFLGWDGVSTILGEIENPLKVIPRAMLIAVPLIILAYLLPVLAGLTAGTDYSKWGDTVFFPELATAIGGRWLGIWVAVGGMFCAAGLFNAMVLSNSRLPFVLAADRYLPSALVAQHPRYGTPMVSILICSAIYALLAFGPFQTLAVTTVLLYGVSLLLQFAALIALRVRAPGMPRPFRIPGGLPGVLLVALLPALIIVLAVVTTVRDEGLSFLTLALPLLASAPLAFLITSALFKRGAPDGVQHEALPSEVAEA from the coding sequence ATGACGGTTTCTTCCAGCAGTTCGGTCCCGGCGCGTCCCAAGCTCGGCTTGTGGGGCGTCATCATGGTCATCTATTTCACGGTGGCGGGCGGGGCCTTCGGCATCGAGGGCCTGATCAGCGGCAGCGCGCCGGGAATGGCCATCGCGCTGATCCTGATCACGCCTTTCATCTGGAGTATCCCCACCGTCCTGATGGTGACGGAACTCTCCACCGCGATGCCCGTCGAGGGCGGCTATTACGTGTGGGTCAAGCGCGGCCTGGGCCGTTTCTGGGGCTTCGTGCAGGGATGGCTCGCCTGGCTGTACGGCCTGGTGATCGCCGCGAGCTTCAGCGCCCTCTTTACCGATTACACCAGCAGCTTTTTGCGGCTCACCTTCGGCGTGACGCTGCTCGACGACCACCCGCTCGCCCGCTGGGTGGTGGCGGCCCTGCTGATCGCGGGCTTCGCATGGCTGAACATCCGGGGCGCCAAGGCGGTCGGGGACAGCAGCAAGGTCTTCGCGGTGATGGTGTTCGCGCCCTTCATCACGATGTTCGTGCTGGCGCTCGCGCACTGGGCCGCGCACCCCACGCCCTTCTGGCAACCCTTCACGCCGCCGCATACCGGCATCTTCGGCGCGTTCGGCCTGGGCCTCTTCATCGTGATGTACAACTTCTTGGGCTGGGACGGCGTCAGCACGATCCTGGGCGAGATCGAAAATCCGCTGAAGGTCATCCCGCGCGCGATGCTGATCGCGGTGCCGCTGATCATCCTGGCGTACCTGCTGCCGGTGCTGGCGGGCCTCACGGCGGGGACCGACTACAGCAAGTGGGGGGACACCGTGTTCTTCCCCGAACTCGCCACCGCCATCGGCGGGCGCTGGCTGGGCATCTGGGTGGCGGTGGGCGGGATGTTCTGCGCGGCAGGCCTCTTCAATGCGATGGTGCTGTCGAACAGCCGCCTGCCGTTCGTGCTGGCCGCCGACCGGTATCTGCCGTCCGCCCTGGTCGCGCAGCACCCCAGATACGGCACGCCGATGGTGTCCATCCTGATCTGCTCGGCCATCTACGCGCTGCTGGCCTTCGGGCCGTTCCAGACGCTCGCGGTGACGACGGTGCTGCTGTACGGCGTGAGCCTGCTGCTGCAATTCGCGGCGCTGATCGCCCTGCGCGTGCGGGCGCCGGGGATGCCGCGCCCCTTCCGGATTCCCGGCGGGCTGCCCGGCGTGCTGCTGGTCGCGCTGCTGCCCGCCCTGATCATCGTGCTGGCCGTCGTCACGACCGTGCGCGACGAGGGCCTCAGCTTCCTGACGCTGGCGCTGCCGCTGCTGGCCTCAGCGCCGCTGGCGTTCCTGATCACCAGCGCCCTCTTCAAGCGGGGCGCCCCCGACGGCGTGCAGCACGAGGCCCTTCCTTCCGAGGTGGCGGAGGCCTGA
- a CDS encoding PucR family transcriptional regulator: MTASVREQGNMRVRDVLALPACRAARLVIPDADLSREVRLAHVIDIPDPERWLRPGTLLLTTGLSWPRDPLALAHFGEELARQEPAGVLLAVPRFFTAFPPEIAAPLAARGVPALELPWEVPFVQVVQEVHEFILRAQADVLERSEAIHRALTRAALGGSLADVAGTLSGQLGRAAALLARDGTSLTPGPAPDSLQARQALDRPGSAPRLLAGGILVPVLLRGQREGGVWVEGGAGQVTDLEVRAAEHAATVAALLMLAQRDLEVREARLGYAFVDTLLEGHFTADPTSQERALRLGFDPQGTYRVALLVLSDALPLSPEGFARRERAAHQVREVLASLGAAPLVTVSLNQVWFLLPENVNPERVWARLGWETGSGVEPPGGLVYGRARPGAEGVAQARAEVLTLAAYARPGELRSYAEVLVPRALSGDRDAQADLVRSLLAPLREARGGEALVATVQALCETGFAQAEAAARLGIHGNTLRYRMDRIEALTGRTLGDAGTRSLWWLALQFDAMNP, encoded by the coding sequence ATGACCGCCAGCGTGCGCGAGCAGGGCAACATGCGCGTCCGGGACGTGCTGGCGCTGCCCGCGTGCCGGGCAGCCCGGCTGGTCATTCCGGATGCCGACCTGTCCCGCGAGGTTCGCCTCGCGCACGTGATCGACATTCCTGACCCGGAACGCTGGCTGCGGCCCGGTACGCTGCTGCTGACCACCGGCCTCTCCTGGCCGCGTGACCCGCTGGCCCTGGCCCACTTCGGGGAGGAACTGGCCCGGCAGGAACCGGCAGGCGTTCTGCTGGCCGTGCCGCGCTTCTTCACCGCGTTCCCGCCGGAAATCGCCGCGCCGCTGGCCGCCCGTGGCGTCCCCGCCCTGGAACTGCCCTGGGAGGTGCCGTTCGTGCAGGTGGTGCAGGAGGTCCACGAGTTCATCCTGCGCGCCCAGGCCGACGTGCTGGAACGCAGCGAGGCGATCCACCGTGCCCTGACCCGCGCGGCCCTCGGCGGCAGCCTGGCCGACGTGGCGGGCACCCTCTCCGGGCAACTGGGCCGGGCGGCGGCGCTGCTGGCCCGCGACGGCACCTCCCTCACGCCCGGCCCCGCCCCGGACTCCCTACAGGCGCGCCAGGCCCTGGACCGTCCCGGCAGCGCCCCGCGTCTCCTGGCGGGCGGCATCCTGGTGCCGGTGCTGCTGCGCGGCCAGCGCGAGGGCGGTGTCTGGGTGGAGGGCGGGGCCGGGCAGGTGACCGACCTGGAGGTGCGGGCCGCCGAACACGCCGCGACGGTGGCCGCCCTGCTGATGCTGGCCCAGCGCGACCTGGAGGTGCGCGAGGCCCGGCTGGGCTACGCCTTCGTGGACACCCTGCTGGAAGGACACTTCACCGCCGACCCCACCTCTCAGGAGCGGGCGCTGCGCCTGGGCTTCGATCCGCAGGGCACCTACCGCGTGGCGCTGCTGGTGCTGTCCGACGCGCTCCCCCTCTCCCCGGAGGGCTTCGCGCGGCGCGAGCGGGCGGCCCATCAGGTCCGCGAGGTGCTGGCCTCCCTGGGCGCGGCCCCGCTGGTCACCGTCAGCCTGAATCAGGTGTGGTTCCTGCTGCCGGAGAACGTGAACCCCGAGCGGGTGTGGGCGCGCCTGGGCTGGGAAACGGGTAGCGGGGTGGAGCCGCCGGGCGGCCTGGTGTACGGGAGGGCAAGGCCCGGCGCGGAGGGTGTGGCCCAGGCCCGCGCCGAGGTGCTGACGCTCGCGGCCTACGCCCGCCCCGGCGAGCTGCGCTCCTACGCCGAGGTGCTGGTCCCGCGCGCCCTCAGCGGCGACCGCGACGCGCAGGCCGATCTGGTCCGCAGCCTGCTGGCCCCCCTGCGGGAAGCGCGCGGCGGTGAGGCGCTGGTGGCGACCGTGCAGGCCCTCTGTGAGACGGGCTTTGCCCAGGCCGAGGCCGCCGCGCGGCTGGGCATTCACGGCAACACGCTGCGTTACCGGATGGACCGCATCGAGGCGCTGACCGGGCGGACGCTGGGTGACGCGGGCACCCGCTCGCTGTGGTGGCTGGCCCTCCAGTTCGACGCGATGAATCCCTGA
- the gabT gene encoding 4-aminobutyrate--2-oxoglutarate transaminase: MTISASKTDELLALRLSEVPRGVSNGHPIVAARAEGVRLWDVEGRVYHDWVGGIGVLNVGHNHPRVLEAVRAQLEQFSHTCFQVAMYEPYLRLAQRLNTCFPGGGPVKTLFFTTGAEATENAVKIARAYTGRPAVISFTHSFHGRTLLGMTLTGKKAYYAQNFGPFAPDVYHAPFPYEYRGVSVEAALAGLQEMFRTTVDPSRVAAIILEPVLGEGGFLPAPPAFLRALREICDQHGIVFIADEIQSGVGRTGSFWAIEQSGVQPDLLTFAKSIGGGLPISGVTGKAEIMDAPAPGGLGGTYAGNPLACAAGLAVLDLFEDGTLLAQARHVGERLHEAFRDLQTEFPGIGDVRGLGPMVAMEFVKDRGTKEPDPEMATRVVEAARRRGLLLLKAGMYANVIRVLVPITVTDAELDEGLDLFRAAVREATQD; the protein is encoded by the coding sequence ATGACCATTTCGGCGTCCAAGACGGACGAGCTGCTGGCCTTGCGTCTGTCCGAGGTTCCCCGTGGGGTCAGCAACGGGCACCCCATCGTCGCCGCGCGGGCCGAGGGCGTGCGCCTGTGGGACGTGGAGGGCCGCGTCTACCACGACTGGGTGGGCGGCATCGGCGTGCTGAACGTGGGGCACAACCACCCCCGCGTGCTGGAGGCCGTGCGCGCCCAACTGGAACAGTTCAGCCACACCTGCTTCCAGGTGGCGATGTACGAACCCTACCTGCGCCTCGCGCAGCGCCTCAACACCTGCTTTCCGGGCGGCGGCCCCGTCAAGACCCTCTTCTTCACCACGGGCGCGGAGGCCACCGAGAACGCGGTCAAGATCGCCCGCGCCTACACCGGGCGGCCCGCCGTCATCTCCTTCACGCATTCCTTCCACGGGCGCACCCTGCTGGGTATGACCCTCACCGGGAAAAAGGCGTACTACGCGCAGAACTTCGGCCCCTTCGCCCCCGACGTATACCACGCCCCCTTTCCCTACGAGTACCGCGGCGTCAGCGTGGAGGCGGCGCTGGCGGGCCTTCAGGAGATGTTCCGCACCACGGTGGACCCCTCGCGGGTGGCGGCGATCATCCTCGAACCCGTGCTGGGGGAGGGGGGCTTCCTGCCCGCGCCGCCCGCGTTCCTGCGCGCCCTTCGCGAGATTTGCGACCAGCACGGCATCGTCTTCATCGCGGACGAGATTCAGAGCGGTGTGGGGCGCACCGGCAGCTTCTGGGCCATCGAGCAGAGCGGCGTGCAACCCGACCTGCTGACCTTCGCCAAGAGCATCGGCGGGGGCCTCCCCATCTCCGGCGTGACCGGCAAGGCGGAGATCATGGACGCGCCCGCGCCGGGCGGCCTGGGCGGCACCTACGCGGGCAATCCGCTGGCCTGCGCGGCGGGCCTGGCCGTGCTGGACCTCTTCGAGGACGGCACGCTCCTCGCCCAGGCGCGGCATGTGGGCGAGCGGCTGCACGAAGCCTTCCGCGACCTCCAGACGGAATTCCCCGGCATCGGGGACGTGCGTGGCCTCGGCCCGATGGTGGCGATGGAATTCGTGAAGGACCGGGGGACGAAGGAACCCGACCCGGAGATGGCGACCCGCGTCGTCGAGGCGGCCCGCCGCCGGGGCCTGCTGCTGCTCAAGGCCGGGATGTACGCCAACGTGATCCGCGTACTGGTGCCCATCACGGTGACGGACGCCGAGCTGGACGAGGGCCTGGACCTGTTCCGCGCCGCAGTGCGCGAGGCGACGCAGGATTGA